Proteins from a genomic interval of Lolium perenne isolate Kyuss_39 chromosome 1, Kyuss_2.0, whole genome shotgun sequence:
- the LOC127342415 gene encoding condensin complex subunit 2 isoform X2, which translates to MPPAATAPPPAPTPPLGRGTAAGSRLLLLQSPPPAFPLGSNDDQQERARARAMARAASVRRRSLAATLAPKAPHPNLLNRDEVMDLLHNCIKLASENKINQKNTWELGLIDHLSEIIQAGEEDDDETNFQKASCTLEAGVKIYSLRVDSVHSEAYKVLGGINRAGRGEEADLGEGGDAEPAQEGINKKDADKRISPASTLESSFEALNVKKFDVAFTVDPLYHQTTAQFDEGGAKGLLLYNLGVYGSCRVLFDSFEAPDKFILSDIQEKAEVIELSFAKEQIEQMIVHMPLCNDISPTLRDIVAQFDEENKRPSHDASSGQMPVMEDQMVDSNNSENDDNMRSDCETWDFGGGNDQDVAYDENGNSMNFNSTNYEEGTDEYTFQDPDGPDVDRRFEKITDLLSLGMGFSSKTNAWAGPEHWKYRKAKDLETARTSSGDLDVAKKTKKKRGKEEPDIDFTNALEYEMENVFAPPKNPKSLLLPANKGSCNNKLPVDCHYQPESLVKLFLLPDVLCLARKRRKPLDDSRDNNDDFMASGPWDDDNLCNDHLDEGNAASDVVESVNLIAKPRQVNKIDIKYDKVSKQVDVHALKEVLWNHIHTSAETDDLEREGTEPSLCLTKVLHDLPCSNPDVTTTDISPHLYFICLLHLANEHSLKLCDRPSLDEIDIYVPTSLLVN; encoded by the exons ATGCCGCCAGCCGCTACCGCCCCCCCGCCGGCGCCGACCCCGCCTCTCGGCCGTGGGACGGCGGCCGGTtcgcggctgctgctgctgcagtcGCCGCCGCCGGCGTTCCCGCTCGGCTCCAATGACGACCAGCAAGAGCGCGCCCGCGCGCGCGCTATGGCCCGCGCGGCCTCCGTACGCCGGCGCTCCCTCGCCGCCACGCTAGCGCCCAAGGCCCCACACCCCAACCTCCTCAACCGGGACGAGGTCATGGACCTATTACATAACTGCATCAAGCTCGCCTCGGAGAAC AAAATCAACCAGAAGAACACGTGGGAGCTGGGGCTCATCGACCACCTCAGCGAGATCATCCAGGCGGGGGAAGAGGATGACGACGAGACTAACTTCCAGAAA GCTAGCTGCACGCTGGAGGCGGGTGTGAAGATATATTCGCTGCGTGTGGATTCGGTGCACTCTGAGGCATACAAGGTGCTCGGTGGGATCAACCGTGCAGGAAGGGGGGAAGAGGCTG ATTTGGGAGAGGGTGGCGATGCAGAGCCTGCACAGGAAGGCATCAACAAAAAGGATGCGGATAAGAGG ATTTCACCTGCTTCGACATTGGAGTCCTCTTTTGAGGCTCTTAATGTGAAGAAGTTTGATG TTGCCTTCACGGTGGATCCTTTATACCACCAGACCACGGCTCAGTTTGATGAAGGTGGAGCGAAGGGTCTCTTATTGTACAATCTTGGAGTGTATGGCAGTTGCCGTGTGCTTTTTGATTCGTTTGAAGCACCAGACAAATTTATCTTATCTGATATCCAAGAGAAGGCTGAGGTGATTGAACTTTCATTTGCTAAAG AACAAATTGAGCAAATGATAGTTCACATGCCTCTGTGCAATGATATCTCTCCTACCTTGAGGGATATTGTGGCTCAGTTTGATGAAGAAAATAAAAGGCCATCACATGATGCATCTTCCGGGCAAATGCCAGTGATGGAAGATCAGATGGTTGACAGTAATAACAGCGAGAATGATGACAACATGCGATCTGATTGTGAAACATGGGATTTTGGTGGCGGCAATGATCAGGATGTTGCATATGATGAAAACGGCAATTCGATGAATTTCAACTCAACAAACTACGAAGAG GGAACCGATGAGTACACTTTTCAAGACCCCGATGGTCCTGATGTAGACCGAAGGTTCGAGAAAATTACAGATCTATTGTCACTTGGCATGGGCTTTTCGTCAAAAACAAATGCTTGGGCTGGACCTGAGCATTGGAAATATCGAAAAGCTAAAG ATCTCGAGACTGCCCGGACTTCATCTGGTGATTTGGATGTAGCAAAAAAGACAAAGAAAAAACGAGGCAAAGAGGAACCTGATATCGATTTCACCAATGcattggaatatgagatggaaaATGTGTTTGCACCTCCCAAGAACCCGAAATCTTTGCTGCTGCCTGCAAATAAGGGTAGCTGCAACAATAAACTTCCAGTGGATTGTCATTACCAACCTGAAAGTCTTGTTAAATTATTTCTTCTTCCAGATGTTCTG TGCCTGGCTCGGAAAAGAAGAAAACCACTTG ATGATTCAAGGGACAACAATGATGACTTTATGGCATCTGGACCTTGGGATGATGATAATTTGTGCAATGATCATCTTGATGAAGGAAATGCGGCTAGTGATGTAGTAGAGTCAGTAAATCTTATTGCTAAACCAAGACAG GTCAATAAGATAGATATAAAATATGACAAGGTATCGAAACAAGTCGATGTTCATGCCTTAAAGGAGGTGCTCTGGAATCACATTCATACATCTGCTGAGACTGATGATCTG GAAAGAGAGGGCACGGAACCATCCCTGTGCCTGACGAAGGTACTGCATGATCTTCCGTGCAGTAACCCAGATGTAACAACAACCGACATCTCGCCACACCTTTATTTCATCTGTCTCTTGCATCTGGCAAATGAACACAGCTTGAAGCTGTGCGACCGCCCATCCTTGGATGAGATCGATATATACGTTCCAACTTCGTTGCTCGTGAATTAA
- the LOC139835998 gene encoding uncharacterized protein gives MAEQSKDKSGDSSIDKMYEIFSKLLEQQQLKAVPETVRYALEPNPVKLSGSSNYVSWARHARLILSSHGYENLLDDEEEQKSGDTHPKMINDRVLVWLLGSMEPIVRQQVEIMSRVSEVWTALEKQFAGKSNKMQATRIMEELTHLNQGTKSVTEYAGELKRLYRDLHYYHPFQPVDKKDLAIHHKWFETIVGKLFLDGLNQELNLRRQLIFSEPEWPSLDNIISSILEEETRLGQPKEDDLKCGDDRAALSMQYRRTPRPFGKIEKSKFFCDHCKRNGHTKDVCFELHGYPSWWEKGKTRPGGVQSVNRRQANHIASLREPPVVDVRALEEFNSKLKLSESSASSQGNSKVDSGLISTSHQGARDWENLGDWDRA, from the exons ATGGCAGAACAATCTAAGGACAAGTCAGGGGATTCAAGCATAGATAAGATGTATGAAATTTTCAGTAAATTGCTTGAACAACAACAGCTTAAAGCAGTACCAGAGACAGTCAGGTATGCTCTGGAACCAAATCCAGTGAAGTTGTCAGGTTCAAGTAATTATGTCAGTTGGGCACGCCATGCTCGACTGATACTGAGTTCCCATGGTTATGAGAACCTACTTGatgatgaagaggagcagaaaagCGGTGATACTCACCCAAAAATGATCAATGATAGAGTTCTAGTTTGGCTATTGGGAAGCATGGAACCAATAGTGCGACAGCAAGTCGAAATAATGTCAAGAGTATCTGAGGTGTGGACCGCCTTGGAGAAGCAATTCGCTGGGAAGTCAAACAAAATGCAGGCAACCCGCATCATGGAGGAGTTAACTCATCTAAATCAAGGTACAAAGTCTGTAACAGAATATGCCGGTGAATTGAAACGGCTATACAGGGACCTGCACTACTATCATCCTTTTCAACCAGTTGACAAGAAGGACTTAGCCATTCATCATAAATGGTTTGAGACAATAGTGGGCAAGCTATTTCTAGATGGACTAAACCAGGAGCTTAACCTTCGGCGACAACTCATATTTTCTGAACCGGAATGGCCTAGTCTCGATAATATCATTTCTAGTATACTTGAGGAAGAAACTCGGTTGGGTCAACCTAAGGAGGATGATCTGAAATGTGGAGATGATCGTGCGGCTTTATCTATGCAATACCGCCGTACTCCCAGGCCCTTTGGCAAGATAGAAAAAAGCAAGTTCTTTTGTGATCACTGTAAAAGAAATGGACACACAAAGGATGTATGTTTTGAGCTGCATGGATACCCCTCTTGGTGGGAAAAAGGAAAAACTCGGCCAGGGGGAGTTCAAAGTGTGAATAGAAGGCAAGCTAACCACATCGCATCTCTGCGGGAGCCACCAGTGGTAGATGTACGAGCTCTTGAGGAGTTCAACTCCAAGCTTAAACTCTCAGAAAGCTCAGCTTCCTCACAGGGCAACTCTAAGGTTGATTCCGGTCTCATTTCGACTTCTCATCAAG GAGCTAGGGACTGGGAAAATCTTGGGGACTGGGACCGAGCATGA
- the LOC127342415 gene encoding condensin complex subunit 2 isoform X1 gives MPPAATAPPPAPTPPLGRGTAAGSRLLLLQSPPPAFPLGSNDDQQERARARAMARAASVRRRSLAATLAPKAPHPNLLNRDEVMDLLHNCIKLASENKINQKNTWELGLIDHLSEIIQAGEEDDDETNFQKASCTLEAGVKIYSLRVDSVHSEAYKVLGGINRAGRGEEADLGEGGDAEPAQEGINKKDADKRISPASTLESSFEALNVKKFDVAFTVDPLYHQTTAQFDEGGAKGLLLYNLGVYGSCRVLFDSFEAPDKFILSDIQEKAEVIELSFAKEQIEQMIVHMPLCNDISPTLRDIVAQFDEENKRPSHDASSGQMPVMEDQMVDSNNSENDDNMRSDCETWDFGGGNDQDVAYDENGNSMNFNSTNYEEGTDEYTFQDPDGPDVDRRFEKITDLLSLGMGFSSKTNAWAGPEHWKYRKAKDLETARTSSGDLDVAKKTKKKRGKEEPDIDFTNALEYEMENVFAPPKNPKSLLLPANKGSCNNKLPVDCHYQPESLVKLFLLPDVLCLARKRRKPLDDSRDNNDDFMASGPWDDDNLCNDHLDEGNAASDVVESVNLIAKPRQVNKIDIKYDKVSKQVDVHALKEVLWNHIHTSAETDDLQEREGTEPSLCLTKVLHDLPCSNPDVTTTDISPHLYFICLLHLANEHSLKLCDRPSLDEIDIYVPTSLLVN, from the exons ATGCCGCCAGCCGCTACCGCCCCCCCGCCGGCGCCGACCCCGCCTCTCGGCCGTGGGACGGCGGCCGGTtcgcggctgctgctgctgcagtcGCCGCCGCCGGCGTTCCCGCTCGGCTCCAATGACGACCAGCAAGAGCGCGCCCGCGCGCGCGCTATGGCCCGCGCGGCCTCCGTACGCCGGCGCTCCCTCGCCGCCACGCTAGCGCCCAAGGCCCCACACCCCAACCTCCTCAACCGGGACGAGGTCATGGACCTATTACATAACTGCATCAAGCTCGCCTCGGAGAAC AAAATCAACCAGAAGAACACGTGGGAGCTGGGGCTCATCGACCACCTCAGCGAGATCATCCAGGCGGGGGAAGAGGATGACGACGAGACTAACTTCCAGAAA GCTAGCTGCACGCTGGAGGCGGGTGTGAAGATATATTCGCTGCGTGTGGATTCGGTGCACTCTGAGGCATACAAGGTGCTCGGTGGGATCAACCGTGCAGGAAGGGGGGAAGAGGCTG ATTTGGGAGAGGGTGGCGATGCAGAGCCTGCACAGGAAGGCATCAACAAAAAGGATGCGGATAAGAGG ATTTCACCTGCTTCGACATTGGAGTCCTCTTTTGAGGCTCTTAATGTGAAGAAGTTTGATG TTGCCTTCACGGTGGATCCTTTATACCACCAGACCACGGCTCAGTTTGATGAAGGTGGAGCGAAGGGTCTCTTATTGTACAATCTTGGAGTGTATGGCAGTTGCCGTGTGCTTTTTGATTCGTTTGAAGCACCAGACAAATTTATCTTATCTGATATCCAAGAGAAGGCTGAGGTGATTGAACTTTCATTTGCTAAAG AACAAATTGAGCAAATGATAGTTCACATGCCTCTGTGCAATGATATCTCTCCTACCTTGAGGGATATTGTGGCTCAGTTTGATGAAGAAAATAAAAGGCCATCACATGATGCATCTTCCGGGCAAATGCCAGTGATGGAAGATCAGATGGTTGACAGTAATAACAGCGAGAATGATGACAACATGCGATCTGATTGTGAAACATGGGATTTTGGTGGCGGCAATGATCAGGATGTTGCATATGATGAAAACGGCAATTCGATGAATTTCAACTCAACAAACTACGAAGAG GGAACCGATGAGTACACTTTTCAAGACCCCGATGGTCCTGATGTAGACCGAAGGTTCGAGAAAATTACAGATCTATTGTCACTTGGCATGGGCTTTTCGTCAAAAACAAATGCTTGGGCTGGACCTGAGCATTGGAAATATCGAAAAGCTAAAG ATCTCGAGACTGCCCGGACTTCATCTGGTGATTTGGATGTAGCAAAAAAGACAAAGAAAAAACGAGGCAAAGAGGAACCTGATATCGATTTCACCAATGcattggaatatgagatggaaaATGTGTTTGCACCTCCCAAGAACCCGAAATCTTTGCTGCTGCCTGCAAATAAGGGTAGCTGCAACAATAAACTTCCAGTGGATTGTCATTACCAACCTGAAAGTCTTGTTAAATTATTTCTTCTTCCAGATGTTCTG TGCCTGGCTCGGAAAAGAAGAAAACCACTTG ATGATTCAAGGGACAACAATGATGACTTTATGGCATCTGGACCTTGGGATGATGATAATTTGTGCAATGATCATCTTGATGAAGGAAATGCGGCTAGTGATGTAGTAGAGTCAGTAAATCTTATTGCTAAACCAAGACAG GTCAATAAGATAGATATAAAATATGACAAGGTATCGAAACAAGTCGATGTTCATGCCTTAAAGGAGGTGCTCTGGAATCACATTCATACATCTGCTGAGACTGATGATCTG CAGGAAAGAGAGGGCACGGAACCATCCCTGTGCCTGACGAAGGTACTGCATGATCTTCCGTGCAGTAACCCAGATGTAACAACAACCGACATCTCGCCACACCTTTATTTCATCTGTCTCTTGCATCTGGCAAATGAACACAGCTTGAAGCTGTGCGACCGCCCATCCTTGGATGAGATCGATATATACGTTCCAACTTCGTTGCTCGTGAATTAA
- the LOC127342438 gene encoding peroxidase 2 → MAKLALLAVLFSLLGAVSCEFPIYAGYGFPPPNPSVPYPLPPACPPLSPAPGLKVGYYADKDKCPRAEDIVRKVVEKATPGEKAGLIRLFFHDCFVEGCDGSVLLSGTDTERTAVPNLSLRGFELIEEAKAKLEKHCPGIVSCADIVAFAGRDASYSLSYGRINYRVPAGRYDGKVSRANDTFQNLPPPFGDLALTTAMFAAKGLNQNEMVVLSGAHSIGRSACSSFPDRLPPAANSSTAMEPKLAGQLTATCSAGSSVNVPQDAVTPDRLDNQYYKNVMSRDVLFNSDASLTTSSQTEDLVEFYAGNRQFLSGKFLGPIVWYHDFEDAMVKMGYIGVKTSAEGEIRKTCAFINKT, encoded by the exons ATGGCCAAGCTTGCCCTTCTCGCCGTGCTCTTCTCCTTGCTCGGCGCCGTGTCCTGCGAATTTCCAATCTATGCCGGCTACGGCTTTCCACCCCCGAATCCCAGTGTGCCCTATCCGCTCCCACCGGCTTGCCCTCCACTCAGCCCTGCCCCTGGCCTTAAGGTCGGCTACTATGCCGACAAGGACAAGTGCCCTCGGGCGGAGGACATCGTGAGGAAGGTCGTGGAGAAAGCCACCCCCGGCGAGAAGGCCGGGCTTATACGCCTCTTCTTCCACGACTGCTTCGTTGAG GGCTGCGACGGctccgtcctgctcagcggcacgGACACGGAGAGGACGGCTGTCCCCAACCTCAGCCTGCGTGGCTTCGAACTGATTGAGGAGGCAAAGGCTAAACTCGAGAAGCACTGCCCAGGCATCGTCTCGTGCGCCGACATCGTCGCCTTCGCCGGCCGCGACGCCAGCTACAGCCTGAGCTACGGCAGGATCAACTACCGTGTGCCGGCCGGCCGGTACGACGGGAAAGTATCGCGCGCCAACGACACCTTCCAGAACCTGCCGCCGCCCTTCGGCGACCTCGCCCTGACGACGGCCATGTTCGCCGCCAAGGGGCTCAACCAGAACGAAATGGTCGTGCTTTCTGGCGCGCACTCCATCGGACGCTCAGCCTGCTCCTCCTTCCCCGACCGCCTCCCGCCGGCCGCCAACTCCAGCACCGCCATGGAACCCAAGCTCGCCGGGCAGCTGACCGCGACCTGCAGCGCCGGCAGCAGCGTAAACGTGCCGCAGGATGCTGTGACCCCCGACAGGTTGGACAACCAGTACTACAAGAACGTCATGAGCCGCGATGTGCTCTTCAACTCCGACGCGTCGCTCACCACGTCCTCGCAGACCGAGGACCTGGTGGAGTTCTATGCCGGTAACCGTCAATTTTTGAGTGGCAAGTTCTTAGGCCCAATCGTGTGGTACCATGACTTCGAAGATGCCATGGTGAAGATGGGCTACATCGGGGTGAAGACCAGCGCCGAGGGCGAGATCAGGAAGACGTGCGCGTTCATCAACAAGACCTAG